CAGGTAGTAGCGATAGTCATGAGTGTTGATCAGGAGTGTTCGCCTGAGATTGCTGCCATGACCGGGGTTTCCGCAGCACTTAGCATTTCCAATATTCCGTTTAACGGACCTATCGGCGGTGTCATAGTTGGCCGTATAGACGGTGAATTTGTGATCAATCCTACTACGGAACAGGCGGCCAAGAGTGATATTCACCTGACGGTTGCCGGTACGAAAGATGCCATTATGATGGTAGAAGCGGGGGCAGCCGAAGTTCCGGAAGAGGTTATGCTTGAAGCGATCATGTTCGGTCATGAGCAGATTAAAAAGATCGTGGCAGTACAAGAACAATTCGTGGAAGAGGCCGGGGTGCCTAAAATGGAAGTGCAGCTTCATCAAGTGGACGAGGAAATTAACGCGAAAGTACGTGAGTTTGCCTCAGCAAAAATGATTGAAGCGATTCAGGTTCCTGAGAAACATGCGAGACAAGAAGCCATTGACTTGGTCAGTGCCGAGACGGAGGAGCATTTTGCTTCCTTACTTGAAGACGATCCGGCGAAATTGAAAGACGTCAAGGAAGTGCTGCATGACATCGTAAAGGAAGAAGTCCGCCGTTTGATCACTCATGAGAAGGTAAGACCGGATGGACGGGCTCTGGATGAAATACGCCCTATCGAATGTGATATTTCCCTTCTTCCGAGAACCCACGGGTCGGGTCTTTTCACCCGGGGTCAAACCCAAGCTCTCAGTGTATGTACTTTAGGAGCACTTGGGGATGTGCAAATTTTGGACGGGCTGGATCTGGAAGAAACAAAGCGCTTCATGCATCACTACAACTTTCCTCCGTTCAGTGTTGGGGAGGCTAGACCGCTTCGTGCTCCTGGCCGCCGTGAAATTGGTCATGGTGCTCTTGGAGCAAGAGCTATTGAGCAGGTTATTCCTTCCGAGGAAGAGTTCCCGTACACCATTCGTCTTGTATCTGAAGTGATAGAGTCCAACGGATCTACTTCCCAAGCCAGCATTTGCGCAAGTATGCTTGCCCTGATGGATGCAGGGGTGCCGATTAAAGCGCCTGTTGCCGGGATTGCTATGGGTCTGATCAAAGACGGGCAACACTTTTCCATTTTGACAGATATACAAGGTATGGAGGATCACCTCGGGGATATGGACTTCAAGGTAGCTGGTACGGCTAAAGGCGTAACTGCGCTGCAGATGGATATTAAGATCAACGGCATAGATCGGGACATTTTGCATCAGGCACTTACTCAGGCCAAAGAGGGAAGAATGTTCATTCTGGAAAAAATGCTGAGCCGTATCAGTGATCCTAAGAAAGAGCTTTCAC
This Paenibacillus larvae subsp. larvae DNA region includes the following protein-coding sequences:
- the pnp gene encoding polyribonucleotide nucleotidyltransferase, yielding MVKIVEMDLAGRPLSLETGRLAKQANASVLVRYGDTVVLCTVTASSEPKDLDFFPLTVNYEERLYAVGKIPGGFIKREGRPSEKAILASRLIDRPIRPLFPEGFRNEVQVVAIVMSVDQECSPEIAAMTGVSAALSISNIPFNGPIGGVIVGRIDGEFVINPTTEQAAKSDIHLTVAGTKDAIMMVEAGAAEVPEEVMLEAIMFGHEQIKKIVAVQEQFVEEAGVPKMEVQLHQVDEEINAKVREFASAKMIEAIQVPEKHARQEAIDLVSAETEEHFASLLEDDPAKLKDVKEVLHDIVKEEVRRLITHEKVRPDGRALDEIRPIECDISLLPRTHGSGLFTRGQTQALSVCTLGALGDVQILDGLDLEETKRFMHHYNFPPFSVGEARPLRAPGRREIGHGALGARAIEQVIPSEEEFPYTIRLVSEVIESNGSTSQASICASMLALMDAGVPIKAPVAGIAMGLIKDGQHFSILTDIQGMEDHLGDMDFKVAGTAKGVTALQMDIKINGIDRDILHQALTQAKEGRMFILEKMLSRISDPKKELSPYAPKILTMSIHPDKIRDVIGAGGKIINKIIEETGVKIDIEQDGRVFIASSNEQMNQKAKEIIEGIVREVVVGETYLGTVKRIEKFGAFVEVLPNKEGLVHISQLSIERVAKVEDVVSIGDKITVKVTEIDNQGRINLSRKATLVNQEKPQQEPTKS